ATTTTAGCAGCTTCATTTTTAGCAGCTTGCGTAATAACATCAGCGTAAGCTTTGGCATTAAATGCCTTTAACTTATCGGAATTTACGGTTAATACTTTATCTACACCATAATTACCAAGTGCCGATGTGTCGGTAATGTTAATGGCTAGTGCAGTTACAGTTGTGCCTGTTTCTCCTGCTATTTTTTTTGCGTACGAAGCGAGTTCAAAAGCTGTTTTTTTAAACTTCCCTTCTGCTGATTCGGCATATATTAAAATTGACATACTCTTTTTATTAAAAATTTTAATTCATTAACGTAAGAATTGCTGCTGTTACGTTAATTTATCAATACACTATTATATTAAATTACTTTAGCTTCGTTATGAAGTAAGTTAACAAGCTCATCAAGGTTATCTGCATCTACTAGCTTTACTGCCGATTTTGGTGCAGGCTTCTCAAACTTTACCGCTTGTGTAGCATTATCTGCGCCTACAGGCTCTAGTACATTAAGCTTTTTCTGTCTTGCCATCATAATACCTCTCATGTTGGGTATTTTAAGGTCTTTCTCCTCAACAAGTCCCTTTTGTCCGCCAATTACAAGTGGCAATTTAGTACTTAAAGTTTCTTTACCACCATCTATTTCTCTTACAGCTTTGGCATCGCTACCATCAACTTCAAGACTAATGCATGAGTTTACAAAATCGTAATCCAATAATGCCGAAAGCATTCCAGGAACCATTCCACCATTATAATCTAAGGATTCTTTACCTGCTATAATCAAGTCGTAACTTCCACTTTTTACTACTTCGGCAAGCTGCTTTGCTACAAACATACCATCAGTAGGGTTCGCGTTTACGCGTATAGCTTCATCAGCACCAATTGCTAGTGCTTTTCTAAGCGTAGCTTCGGCATCAGGTCCGCCTACGTTAACCACTGTTACGTTAGCTCCTTGTTTCTCTTTAAACCAAATTGCTCTGGTTAAACCAAATTCATCATTAGGGTTAATTACAAACTGCACACCATTGGTGTCAAACTCACTGT
The Flavobacterium litorale genome window above contains:
- a CDS encoding electron transfer flavoprotein subunit beta/FixA family protein, producing MKILVCISHVPDTTSKINFTNNDSEFDTNGVQFVINPNDEFGLTRAIWFKEKQGANVTVVNVGGPDAEATLRKALAIGADEAIRVNANPTDGMFVAKQLAEVVKSGSYDLIIAGKESLDYNGGMVPGMLSALLDYDFVNSCISLEVDGSDAKAVREIDGGKETLSTKLPLVIGGQKGLVEEKDLKIPNMRGIMMARQKKLNVLEPVGADNATQAVKFEKPAPKSAVKLVDADNLDELVNLLHNEAKVI